A single window of Candidatus Dependentiae bacterium DNA harbors:
- a CDS encoding ankyrin repeat domain-containing protein — protein MNFFKKIIFGVLSLSFYANLSFAIMDRYKDNYIFEIPERGEAESAFDYEQKICGLLSEKKITYFTWAAANGRDDIIKMYNHAYKKNINDFWCEEKDFKYKVAIDEKHPIYFKPNFFLFSETDNYNFLNNRILRLGPPIPKIDAKDGYGHTPLMVAAIFGRFDVVKNLIKIGADSYKQSFSGRTALLYAAMFNNADIFKLLVNYREKCVNKIMDLDEFDLDGNNALIFATLHGNIDLIIYLIEKTELYSTKCSLDLDKKNKQGFTALSYARKKGFKEIENILKKYGALDEKIYLRKKRTKENIKIDDKNQLKKRKYRQKT, from the coding sequence TGGATCGATATAAAGATAATTATATATTTGAAATTCCTGAAAGAGGTGAAGCTGAATCGGCTTTTGATTATGAACAAAAAATTTGTGGGCTTTTGAGTGAAAAGAAAATAACATATTTTACCTGGGCTGCGGCAAATGGTCGTGATGATATCATTAAAATGTATAATCATGCATATAAAAAAAATATAAACGATTTTTGGTGTGAAGAAAAAGATTTTAAATATAAAGTAGCTATTGACGAAAAACATCCAATTTATTTTAAACCAAATTTTTTTTTGTTTTCAGAAACGGATAATTATAACTTTTTGAATAATCGTATTTTAAGATTAGGGCCTCCAATTCCTAAAATTGATGCAAAAGATGGCTATGGGCATACACCGTTGATGGTTGCAGCCATATTTGGACGATTTGATGTTGTTAAAAATTTAATTAAGATTGGTGCAGACTCTTATAAACAGAGTTTTTCAGGCAGAACAGCACTTCTTTATGCTGCAATGTTTAACAATGCCGATATTTTTAAATTATTAGTGAATTACCGTGAAAAGTGTGTTAATAAAATAATGGATTTGGATGAATTTGATCTTGACGGTAATAATGCATTAATTTTTGCAACACTTCACGGAAATATTGATCTTATTATCTATTTAATAGAAAAAACAGAATTATATTCCACAAAATGTAGTTTGGATTTGGACAAAAAAAACAAACAAGGTTTTACAGCATTAAGCTATGCTCGAAAAAAAGGATTTAAAGAAATTGAAAATATTTTGAAAAAATATGGTGCTTTAGATGAAAAAATTTATTTACGAAAAAAAAGAACGAAAGAAAATATTAAAATTGATGATAAAAATCAGCTAAAAAAACGTAAATATCGACAAAAAACGTAA